One window from the genome of Gadus macrocephalus chromosome 7, ASM3116895v1 encodes:
- the LOC132461159 gene encoding zinc finger BED domain-containing protein 4-like, translating to MQMDVPTGKTRAKSAVWDYYSQSGGVGKAVCNACKVSVSTGATVAKTANTSNLWSHLRSHHKELYEAAKKEQREMESQKAPSHQPTVADLFQRQKQWANSDEKSKQIDKLIAEMIITDNQPFSVVSDVGFQRLVAALNPRYALKSEKFYRTEKIPAIHAKVVQKIKTLIQPENAGFPLAFTTDCWSGTTESLMSLTWHFITNEWERKQVVLDTTVMEGSHTGQYIKDKFLEMIEEWHIDKERIALVLRDSGANMMKGMRLAEVPDLSCTAHQLQLVVNDGLSCQRAVIDTIATVKHCVTHFHHSVLAKDRLKTIQQELGLPFKA from the coding sequence ATGCAGATGGATGTGCCAACAGGAAAGACACGAGCCAAAAGTGCAGTGTGGGACTACTACAGCCAGTCAGGTGGTGTAGGTAAAGCAGTTTGCAATGCATGCAAAGTCTCGGTCAGCACTGGCGCTACAGTGGCTAAAACGGCCAATACATCTAATCTATGGTCCCATCTCAGAAGTCACCATAAAGAATTATATGAAGCGGCAAAGAAGGAGCAGCGCGAAATGGAATCTCAGAAAGCACCATCACACCAGCCTACAGTGGCAGACCTGTTTCAGCGACAAAAACAGTGGGCCAATTCAGATGAGAAGTCTAAGCAAATAGATAAACTTATTGCAGAAATGATAATTACTGACAACCAGCCATTTTCCGTTGTCTCTGATGTTGGTTTTCAGCGCCTTGTGGCTGCTCTTAATCCAAGATATGCACTTAAAAGCGAGAAGTTTTACCGCACTGAAAAGATACCTGCAATCCATGCAAAGGTTGTGCAAAAGATAAAAACCCTTATCCAACCAGAGAATGCTGGGTTCCCATTGGCGTTTACCACAGACTGCTGGTCTGGAACAACAGAGTCCCTAATGAGCCTGACATGGCACTTCATTACCAATGAGTGGGAGAGGAAGCAAGTTGTTTTGGACACGACGGTCATGGAAGGATCCCATACAGGGCAGTACATCAAGGATAAATTCCTTGAAATGATTGAGGAATGGCACATTGACAAAGAGCGCATAGCCCTTGTCCTTCGTGACAGTGGTGCCAATATGATGAAAGGCATGAGGCTTGCTGAAGTGCCAGACCTCAGCTGCACTGCTCACCAGTTGCAGCTTGTTGTAAATGATGGCCTGTCCTGTCAGAGAGCAGTGATTGACACAATTGCTACAGTGAAGCATTGTGTCACACATTTTCATCATTCTGTCCTGGCCAAGGACCGTTTGAAAACAATTCAGCAAGAACTTGGCCTTCCATTTAAGGcatga